In the genome of Variibacter gotjawalensis, one region contains:
- the chpT gene encoding histidine phosphotransferase ChpT encodes MAAPVVLESLDLAALLCSRICHDLISPVGAVVNGMEVLEETNDEGTKQFALDLIKSSANQASNALKFCRIAFGAAGSAGAEIDLGDAESVARGFFENDKTKLSWNLTRIYMPKNRVKLLLNLILLANGMIPRGGTIKVDPIGEGPSQGFRIAVAGSHSKVNVHAQHLLAGESDEPISAHAVQPFYAGLLLKSCGLTATIEQQDDAIVVTAS; translated from the coding sequence ATGGCCGCTCCCGTCGTGCTCGAAAGCCTCGATCTCGCGGCCTTGCTCTGCTCCCGCATCTGCCACGACCTGATCAGCCCGGTCGGCGCGGTGGTCAACGGCATGGAAGTGCTGGAGGAGACGAACGACGAAGGCACCAAGCAGTTCGCGCTCGATCTCATCAAAAGCAGCGCCAATCAGGCCTCGAACGCACTCAAGTTCTGCCGCATCGCGTTTGGCGCGGCCGGTTCCGCCGGTGCCGAGATCGACCTCGGCGATGCCGAGAGCGTCGCGCGCGGCTTCTTCGAGAACGACAAGACCAAGCTCTCCTGGAACTTGACCCGCATCTACATGCCGAAGAACCGGGTCAAGCTGTTGCTCAACCTCATTCTTCTTGCCAACGGCATGATCCCGCGCGGCGGCACCATCAAGGTGGACCCGATCGGCGAGGGTCCCAGCCAAGGCTTCCGTATCGCGGTGGCGGGTTCGCATTCCAAGGTGAATGTGCATGCTCAGCACCTCCTGGCCGGCGAATCCGATGAGCCGATCTCGGCTCACGCGGTCCAGCCCTTCTACGCCGGCCTCCTGCTCAAGTCGTGCGGACTTACCGCAACGATCGAACAGCAAGACGACGCAATCGTCGTGACAGCCTCGTAA
- a CDS encoding CheR family methyltransferase, with product MITQADFAYLRDFLHAHSGVVVSDRREYLLAARLLPLARREGLDGLSALVSALRREPHGVVGRDVVDAMTTGETSFFRDRTPFDDFRDRVLPELIAARSSTRTLRIWSAACSTGQEPYSLALMFRDMGRKLDGWTIEILATDLVARSLEYAKRGIYSQFEVQRGLPILHLLKYFTRAGEDWQIVPEIRRMVRFDQGNLLRDFSKLGTFDVVLCRNVMIYFDPLTKADVMQRLARVVRPDGALLLGGAETTIGLTQAFAQHPASRSFFRPTTKIEAPRLRLVHG from the coding sequence ATGATCACTCAGGCTGACTTCGCTTATCTGCGCGATTTTCTGCACGCGCATTCCGGCGTTGTGGTTTCGGACCGCCGCGAGTATCTGCTCGCGGCGCGGCTGCTGCCGCTTGCGCGCCGCGAAGGCCTCGATGGCCTCAGCGCGCTGGTCTCCGCATTGCGCCGCGAACCGCATGGCGTGGTTGGCCGAGATGTCGTCGACGCGATGACGACGGGAGAAACGTCCTTCTTCCGCGATCGCACGCCGTTCGACGACTTTCGTGATCGTGTGCTGCCTGAGCTGATCGCCGCCCGTTCGTCGACACGCACGCTGCGCATCTGGAGCGCCGCCTGTTCGACCGGTCAGGAGCCATACTCACTCGCGTTGATGTTCCGCGACATGGGCCGCAAGCTCGATGGCTGGACGATCGAAATCCTCGCGACCGATCTCGTGGCCCGATCGCTCGAATACGCGAAGCGTGGGATTTACTCGCAGTTCGAGGTCCAGCGCGGCCTCCCGATCCTGCATCTGTTGAAATACTTCACCCGCGCCGGCGAGGATTGGCAGATCGTGCCCGAGATTCGCCGCATGGTGCGCTTCGATCAAGGCAACCTGCTGCGCGACTTTTCCAAGCTCGGCACGTTCGATGTCGTGCTGTGCCGCAACGTCATGATCTATTTCGATCCGTTGACGAAGGCCGACGTCATGCAGCGCCTTGCGCGCGTCGTGCGGCCCGATGGTGCGCTGCTGCTCGGCGGTGCCGAAACGACGATCGGGCTGACGCAGGCCTTCGCACAGCATCCGGCGTCACGGTCGTTCTTCCGGCCGACAACGAAAATCGAAGCGCCGCGGCTTCGCCTCGTCCACGGATAA
- a CDS encoding hybrid sensor histidine kinase/response regulator has translation MEDLLHEFLIETNESLDTVDRQLVRLESEPTNADVLANIFRLVHTIKGTCGFIGLPRLEKLAHAAETLMSRFRSGAAVTPEAVSLILHAVDKIKEILAALEAEQREPEGSDGSLIERLEKMAAGQTVPPRQTVESMPLPSETQSREAASRDNAAELNDASTRSTLRVNVETLERLMTITSELVLTRNQLLEVSRQGNEADIKNSLQRLSLVTSELQDGVMQTRMQPIGNAWQKLPRIVRDLATELGKEIELQMFGGETELDRQVLELIRDPLTHLVRNAADHGLERTAERVSKGKLARGLIRISARHEGGHILIELADDGRGLNTERILAKAIAIELVTPSAAQRMTENQIHDLIFTAGFSTRSGATNISGRGIGLDVVRTNVDQIGGSVEVKSVPGAGVCFTLKIPLTLAIVQALIVGAGGQRYAIPELAVIELLRARSGVKKGIDKITGQPLIRLRGKLLPFVHLSALASEPENPAEIDKGYVVVVQTGGRRFGIVVDNVFQAEEIVVKPLASLLRATRAFSGNTIMGDGSVILIVDPSGLSEVLSLGSAAVAYADDIIPTAEAPPFTALLLFRAGGAGQKAVPLASITRIEEVDNAKIEPADGRELFRFNERLIPVVRYPGSEQKRADKYPVLVFSEGNRAVALVVDEILDVVNEPLAVEILGEKPGVIGTAMVRGRATEIVDVAGFLPAGLRPAAVSPSDLRVLLVDDAPFFRNMLPPVLEVAGFRVVSAASVSEAQAALEATSFDVIVSDLEMPGTDGFAFAQALRDNPRYSAIPLIALSSHATPALLDQIHEAGFASFVPKFDRPGLIAAIRSVATNLHKAA, from the coding sequence ATGGAAGACCTGCTGCACGAGTTCCTGATCGAGACCAACGAAAGTCTCGATACCGTTGACCGTCAGTTGGTCCGCCTCGAAAGCGAACCGACCAACGCCGACGTGCTCGCGAACATCTTCCGCCTCGTCCACACGATCAAAGGCACCTGCGGTTTCATCGGCCTGCCGCGTCTCGAAAAACTCGCGCATGCGGCCGAGACGTTGATGAGCCGCTTCCGCTCCGGCGCCGCCGTGACGCCGGAAGCCGTGTCGTTGATTTTGCACGCGGTCGACAAGATCAAAGAAATTCTCGCCGCGCTCGAAGCCGAGCAGCGCGAACCCGAAGGCTCCGACGGCTCGCTCATCGAGCGCCTCGAAAAAATGGCGGCGGGCCAAACCGTGCCCCCGCGGCAGACCGTCGAGTCGATGCCGTTGCCGAGCGAGACGCAGTCGCGTGAAGCCGCGTCACGCGACAATGCGGCTGAGCTGAATGATGCCAGCACGCGCTCGACGTTGCGCGTCAACGTCGAGACGCTCGAACGTTTGATGACGATCACGTCCGAGCTCGTGCTGACTCGCAATCAGCTGCTCGAAGTCTCGCGCCAGGGCAACGAAGCCGACATCAAAAATTCGCTGCAGCGCCTGTCGCTCGTCACCAGCGAGTTGCAGGACGGCGTCATGCAGACGCGCATGCAGCCGATCGGCAACGCGTGGCAGAAGTTGCCGCGCATCGTGCGCGATCTTGCGACCGAACTCGGCAAGGAAATCGAGCTGCAGATGTTCGGCGGCGAGACCGAACTCGATCGCCAAGTGCTCGAACTCATCCGCGATCCGCTGACACATCTCGTCCGCAACGCTGCCGACCACGGCCTCGAGCGTACCGCCGAGCGTGTGTCGAAGGGCAAGCTCGCGCGCGGCCTCATCCGAATTTCGGCGCGCCACGAAGGCGGCCACATCCTCATCGAACTCGCCGACGATGGTCGCGGGCTCAACACCGAGCGCATCCTGGCGAAAGCGATCGCGATCGAACTCGTCACGCCGTCTGCCGCCCAGCGCATGACCGAAAATCAGATCCACGATCTGATCTTCACGGCAGGCTTCTCGACGCGATCCGGCGCAACGAACATTTCGGGCCGCGGCATCGGCCTCGATGTCGTGCGCACCAACGTCGATCAAATCGGCGGCTCGGTGGAAGTGAAATCGGTGCCGGGCGCCGGCGTCTGCTTCACGCTGAAAATACCGCTGACGCTTGCGATCGTGCAGGCGCTCATCGTCGGTGCCGGCGGACAACGCTACGCGATCCCGGAACTTGCCGTCATCGAGTTGCTGCGCGCGCGGTCGGGCGTCAAGAAGGGCATCGACAAGATCACCGGTCAGCCGCTGATCCGCCTGCGCGGAAAGCTGCTCCCGTTCGTGCATCTGAGCGCACTCGCGTCCGAGCCGGAAAATCCAGCCGAGATCGACAAGGGCTATGTCGTCGTCGTCCAGACGGGCGGACGCCGCTTTGGCATCGTTGTCGACAATGTTTTTCAAGCCGAAGAGATCGTCGTCAAACCGCTGGCGAGTTTGCTGCGCGCGACGCGTGCCTTCTCGGGCAACACGATTATGGGCGACGGTAGCGTCATCCTCATCGTTGATCCGTCGGGGCTGAGCGAAGTGCTTTCGCTCGGCAGCGCCGCGGTCGCTTACGCCGATGACATCATCCCGACCGCCGAAGCGCCTCCGTTCACCGCACTGCTGTTGTTCCGTGCCGGTGGCGCCGGGCAGAAGGCGGTGCCTCTCGCATCGATCACGCGCATCGAGGAGGTCGACAACGCGAAGATCGAACCGGCCGATGGGCGCGAACTCTTCCGCTTCAACGAGCGCTTGATTCCGGTGGTGCGTTATCCGGGTTCTGAACAAAAGCGCGCCGACAAATATCCGGTCCTTGTCTTCAGCGAGGGTAATCGCGCGGTGGCGCTCGTCGTCGACGAGATTCTCGATGTCGTCAACGAGCCGCTTGCGGTTGAAATTCTCGGCGAGAAGCCGGGGGTGATCGGCACCGCGATGGTGCGCGGGCGCGCGACCGAAATCGTCGATGTCGCGGGCTTCTTGCCGGCCGGCTTGCGTCCGGCCGCCGTCTCGCCGAGTGACCTGCGGGTCCTTCTGGTCGACGACGCGCCTTTCTTCCGCAACATGCTGCCGCCCGTGCTCGAAGTTGCAGGCTTCCGCGTGGTCTCGGCCGCGAGCGTCAGCGAAGCGCAGGCCGCGCTCGAGGCGACTTCATTCGACGTGATCGTGTCCGATCTCGAAATGCCGGGCACCGACGGCTTCGCCTTCGCGCAAGCCTTGCGCGATAATCCGCGCTATTCGGCGATCCCGCTTATCGCTCTGTCGTCGCACGCAACCCCCGCGTTGCTCGATCAGATCCACGAAGCAGGCTTTGCGTCCTTCGTTCCGAAATTCGATCGGCCGGGATTGATCGCTGCGATCCGCAGCGTCGCGACGAACCTGCACAAGGCTGCATGA
- a CDS encoding YeeE/YedE family protein, with protein MTAAILATALLCGLVLLEGAIGSAALIILGFALGIIFLKAEFGFTAAWRRFLVLGETGGLLASFLLISIAALVIVPVAALVPGYGGAIAPLGPSLIIGAFIFGVGMQLANACGSGTLYAMGGGSGRMIVGLASFIIGSVIGTAWLPPLLDLGGADPIIAANLLGPWAGLAVTLASLALAGFAAVKIAQARGASFRPTRTQIIAAVAIGVLSVALFLVARHPWSVTFAFAVWGAKIAQIFGIDFSTWAFWQWPGPAKALKDSLLTDTSSLTDFGMIFGAIAAAAWAAPFAKRAWPSGRSLLGAAIGGLLLGVGARLGFGCNIGAFVGGIASGSLHGWVWFGVALAGSAIGIRLRPFFDLPKV; from the coding sequence TTGACCGCGGCAATCCTCGCGACAGCGCTTCTATGCGGTCTCGTGTTGCTCGAAGGCGCGATCGGCTCGGCAGCGCTGATCATTCTCGGCTTCGCGCTCGGCATCATTTTTCTGAAAGCAGAGTTCGGTTTCACGGCGGCGTGGCGGCGCTTTCTCGTGCTCGGCGAGACGGGCGGATTGCTCGCGTCGTTCCTGCTGATCAGCATTGCGGCGCTCGTGATCGTCCCGGTCGCTGCACTCGTGCCGGGTTACGGCGGCGCGATCGCTCCGCTCGGCCCGTCGCTCATCATCGGCGCTTTCATCTTCGGCGTCGGAATGCAGCTCGCGAATGCGTGCGGCTCCGGCACGCTGTATGCGATGGGTGGCGGCTCCGGCCGTATGATCGTCGGGCTCGCGTCCTTCATCATCGGTAGCGTGATCGGCACCGCTTGGCTGCCGCCGCTGCTCGATCTCGGCGGGGCCGACCCGATCATCGCGGCTAACCTGCTCGGGCCTTGGGCTGGGCTTGCCGTGACGCTCGCTTCCCTCGCGCTCGCGGGTTTTGCGGCGGTGAAAATCGCGCAGGCGCGTGGCGCCAGCTTCCGGCCGACGCGGACGCAGATCATCGCGGCGGTCGCAATCGGTGTTCTCTCGGTCGCGCTGTTCCTCGTTGCGCGTCACCCGTGGAGCGTAACGTTTGCATTCGCCGTCTGGGGCGCCAAGATCGCGCAAATCTTCGGCATCGATTTCTCAACCTGGGCATTCTGGCAGTGGCCGGGCCCTGCAAAGGCGCTCAAGGATTCGCTGCTGACCGACACGTCGAGCCTGACGGATTTCGGCATGATCTTCGGCGCCATCGCGGCGGCCGCATGGGCGGCGCCGTTTGCGAAACGCGCATGGCCGAGCGGACGCTCATTGCTCGGCGCTGCGATCGGTGGACTTTTGCTGGGCGTCGGCGCGCGGCTCGGCTTCGGCTGCAACATCGGCGCTTTCGTCGGCGGGATCGCGTCGGGTTCGCTGCACGGCTGGGTCTGGTTCGGCGTTGCGCTGGCGGGCTCCGCGATCGGCATTCGCCTGCGGCCCTTTTTCGATCTGCCGAAGGTGTAA
- the ilvD gene encoding dihydroxy-acid dehydratase — MPQYRSRTTTHGRNMAGARGLWRATGMKDSDFGKPIIAVVNSFTQFVPGHVHLKDLGQLVAREIEAAGGVAKEFNTIAVDDGIAMGHDGMLYSLPSRELIADAAEYMVNAHCADAMVCISNCDKITPGMLLAAMRLNIPTVFVSGGPMEAGKVVLGGVKKSVDLIDAMIAAADDRVSDEDVKVIERSACPTCGSCSGMFTANSMNCLTEALGLALPGNGTTLATHADRRRLFVEAGHLIVDLARRYYEQDDAGVLPRSIANFKAFENAMTLDIAMGGSTNTVLHLLAASFEGEIGFTMADIDRLSRKVPVLCKVAPAIANVHVEDVHRAGGIMGILGELDRAGLIDTSVPSVHAESLGAALKRWDVTQTNSESVHEFFRGAPGGVPTQEAFSQNRRWDELDLDREKGVIRNAAHPFSKDGGLAVLFGNLAERGCIVKTAGVDESILKFSGPARIFESQDSSVDAILGNKIKPGDIVLIRYEGPRGGPGMQEMLYPTSYLKSKGLGKACALVTDGRFSGGSSGLSIGHISPEAAEGGLIGLVRDGDRIEIDIPNRVIHLAVDEAELEKRREEQDKLGWKPAEKRKRNVTTALRSYAAFATSADKGAVRVVPE; from the coding sequence ATGCCGCAGTATCGCTCACGTACCACCACCCACGGCCGCAACATGGCGGGCGCGCGCGGCCTTTGGCGCGCCACCGGCATGAAGGACTCGGATTTCGGCAAGCCGATCATCGCGGTGGTGAACTCGTTCACGCAGTTCGTGCCGGGCCACGTCCACCTCAAAGATCTCGGCCAGCTCGTCGCGCGCGAAATCGAAGCGGCCGGCGGCGTCGCGAAGGAGTTCAACACAATCGCGGTCGACGACGGCATCGCGATGGGCCACGACGGCATGCTCTACTCGCTGCCGTCGCGCGAACTGATCGCGGATGCAGCCGAGTACATGGTCAACGCGCATTGCGCGGACGCGATGGTCTGCATTTCGAACTGCGACAAGATCACGCCCGGCATGCTGCTCGCAGCGATGCGGCTCAATATCCCGACCGTGTTCGTTTCCGGCGGCCCGATGGAGGCCGGCAAGGTCGTGCTCGGCGGCGTCAAGAAATCGGTCGATCTCATCGATGCGATGATCGCAGCGGCCGACGATCGCGTCTCGGATGAAGACGTGAAGGTGATCGAACGCTCGGCTTGCCCGACCTGCGGTTCGTGCTCCGGCATGTTCACGGCGAATTCGATGAACTGTCTGACGGAAGCGCTCGGTCTCGCGCTGCCGGGCAACGGCACCACGCTCGCGACGCACGCGGATCGCCGCCGTCTGTTCGTCGAGGCCGGTCATCTCATCGTTGATCTCGCGCGCCGCTATTACGAACAGGACGATGCCGGCGTGCTGCCGCGTTCGATCGCCAACTTCAAAGCGTTCGAAAACGCGATGACGCTCGACATCGCGATGGGCGGCTCGACCAACACGGTTCTGCACCTCCTCGCCGCTTCGTTCGAAGGCGAAATCGGCTTCACGATGGCGGACATCGATCGGCTCTCGCGCAAGGTGCCGGTGCTCTGCAAGGTCGCGCCGGCGATCGCCAATGTTCACGTCGAAGACGTGCATCGCGCCGGCGGCATCATGGGTATTCTGGGCGAACTCGATCGCGCGGGCTTGATCGACACGTCTGTTCCGTCGGTGCATGCCGAAAGCCTCGGCGCCGCGCTGAAACGTTGGGACGTGACGCAGACGAACAGCGAATCCGTGCACGAATTCTTCCGCGGCGCGCCTGGCGGCGTCCCGACACAGGAGGCGTTCAGCCAGAACCGTCGCTGGGACGAACTCGATCTCGATCGCGAGAAGGGTGTCATCCGCAACGCCGCGCATCCATTCTCGAAGGACGGCGGTCTCGCCGTGCTGTTCGGCAATCTCGCGGAGCGCGGCTGCATCGTGAAGACGGCCGGCGTCGACGAGAGCATTCTGAAATTCTCGGGTCCGGCACGCATCTTCGAAAGCCAAGATTCGTCGGTCGACGCGATCCTCGGCAACAAGATCAAGCCGGGCGATATCGTGCTGATCCGCTACGAAGGGCCGCGCGGCGGCCCGGGCATGCAGGAGATGCTGTATCCGACGAGCTATCTTAAATCGAAGGGGCTCGGCAAAGCGTGCGCGCTCGTCACTGATGGCCGCTTCTCGGGCGGCTCTTCGGGTCTGTCGATCGGCCACATCTCGCCGGAAGCTGCCGAAGGCGGCTTGATCGGTTTGGTGCGCGACGGCGATCGTATCGAGATCGACATTCCGAACCGCGTCATTCATCTCGCGGTCGACGAAGCCGAACTCGAGAAGCGCCGCGAAGAGCAAGACAAGCTCGGCTGGAAGCCGGCCGAGAAGCGCAAGCGCAACGTCACGACCGCCCTGCGTTCGTATGCTGCGTTCGCGACCAGTGCCGACAAGGGCGCGGTGCGCGTCGTTCCGGAGTAG
- a CDS encoding Lrp/AsnC family transcriptional regulator, which produces MDATDRKILAVLQADASLSVAEIGNRVGLSTTPCWKRIQRLEADGVITQRVALVDPEKVGWGVTVFVAIETGDHSGEWLENFATLVSAMPEVVEFWRMSGDVDYMLRVVVPDIKSYDAFYRKLIAGAKLKNVTSRFAMERVKFTTALPMTA; this is translated from the coding sequence ATGGACGCGACGGACCGCAAGATCCTCGCCGTACTGCAGGCTGACGCCAGCCTCTCGGTCGCCGAAATCGGCAACCGGGTGGGGCTCTCAACCACACCGTGCTGGAAGCGCATTCAGCGCCTCGAGGCCGATGGCGTGATCACGCAGCGCGTCGCGCTCGTCGACCCCGAAAAGGTCGGTTGGGGCGTCACGGTCTTCGTCGCCATCGAGACCGGCGATCATTCGGGCGAGTGGCTGGAAAATTTCGCGACGTTGGTGTCGGCCATGCCGGAAGTCGTCGAATTTTGGCGCATGTCCGGCGACGTCGACTACATGCTCCGCGTCGTCGTACCGGACATCAAGTCTTATGATGCGTTCTATCGGAAACTCATCGCCGGCGCGAAGCTGAAGAACGTGACCTCACGCTTCGCGATGGAGCGGGTGAAGTTCACCACCGCACTCCCGATGACGGCGTAA
- the cysQ gene encoding 3'(2'),5'-bisphosphate nucleotidase CysQ → MSLNLNDAEAARLLEAMTTIAAQASAAILAIAAPKTRTKADASPVTEADEAAEAVIVQGLRAISPSIAIVSEESATAETPAPTGPFFMVDPLDGTREFIAGRNEYTVNISLIVDGEPTLGVVTAPALGLAWRGRPGRAERLSLDGSNAAEIRVRSWPAAGAMALVSRSHLDPASVALLERLPGIAQTECGSAVKFCRVAEGAADLYPRLAPTREWDVAAGHAVLKAAGGCVVRPDGSRIPYGDAAGGFLIPSFVAVGDLAAAANLCAA, encoded by the coding sequence ATGAGCTTGAATTTGAACGATGCCGAAGCCGCGCGTCTGCTCGAGGCGATGACGACGATAGCGGCGCAGGCCTCGGCCGCGATCCTCGCCATCGCGGCGCCGAAAACGCGCACCAAAGCGGACGCGTCGCCGGTAACCGAGGCGGACGAAGCCGCCGAAGCCGTGATTGTGCAGGGCCTGCGCGCAATCTCGCCGAGTATTGCGATCGTTTCCGAGGAGAGCGCGACGGCCGAAACGCCCGCGCCGACCGGGCCGTTCTTCATGGTCGACCCGCTCGACGGGACGCGCGAATTCATCGCGGGTCGCAACGAATACACAGTCAACATCTCGCTGATCGTCGACGGCGAGCCGACGCTCGGCGTCGTCACGGCGCCGGCGCTCGGTCTCGCCTGGCGCGGCCGCCCGGGACGGGCCGAACGGCTTTCGCTCGATGGGTCGAATGCGGCCGAGATCCGCGTCCGCTCATGGCCGGCGGCCGGCGCGATGGCATTGGTCAGCCGCTCGCATCTCGATCCGGCCAGCGTCGCGCTGCTCGAACGCCTGCCCGGCATCGCGCAGACCGAATGCGGCTCCGCCGTGAAGTTCTGCCGCGTCGCGGAGGGTGCCGCGGACCTCTACCCGCGGCTTGCACCGACGCGCGAATGGGACGTCGCGGCCGGCCATGCGGTGCTGAAAGCGGCGGGCGGCTGTGTTGTCCGTCCGGACGGCAGCCGCATCCCTTACGGCGATGCGGCGGGCGGATTCCTCATCCCCTCGTTCGTTGCAGTTGGTGACCTGGCAGCAGCAGCAAATCTCTGCGCCGCCTAG
- a CDS encoding response regulator, with protein MDRTCLVVDDSSVIRKVARRILESMDFRIVEAENGQQALDQVRREMPAAILLDWNMPVMDGYEFLKALRKLHDGDKPKVVFCTTENDVVHIARALHAGADEYIMKPFDKEIVAAKFQEAGLI; from the coding sequence ATGGACAGAACTTGTTTGGTCGTCGACGATTCGAGCGTGATCCGAAAGGTCGCGCGGCGAATTCTCGAAAGCATGGATTTTCGCATCGTCGAGGCCGAAAATGGTCAGCAAGCGCTCGATCAGGTTCGCCGCGAGATGCCGGCCGCGATCTTGCTCGATTGGAACATGCCGGTGATGGACGGCTATGAGTTCCTGAAAGCATTGCGCAAGCTGCACGACGGCGACAAGCCTAAGGTCGTTTTCTGCACGACCGAGAACGACGTGGTGCACATCGCGCGCGCGCTGCATGCCGGCGCCGACGAATACATCATGAAGCCGTTCGACAAGGAAATCGTCGCGGCGAAGTTCCAGGAAGCCGGCTTGATCTAA
- a CDS encoding chemotaxis protein CheW — protein MSVSAHIAEQFVTGTIGKQSFALPIVHVRDVFVPERITPVPRAPRGVAGVLNLRGHILTAIDLRTQLGARDNTAPPMAIGVEYANESYGFLVDSVDDVIALKADERESVPGNLDPAVSRIAAGVHERDQRLLILLDVDRILETTRNGN, from the coding sequence ATGAGCGTATCAGCACACATCGCCGAGCAGTTCGTCACCGGGACCATCGGCAAACAATCCTTCGCACTGCCGATCGTGCATGTGCGCGACGTGTTCGTGCCGGAGCGTATCACACCAGTGCCGCGCGCGCCGCGCGGCGTCGCCGGTGTGCTCAATCTGCGCGGCCATATTCTGACGGCGATCGATCTCAGAACGCAGCTTGGCGCGCGCGATAACACTGCGCCGCCGATGGCGATCGGCGTCGAGTACGCCAACGAATCTTACGGCTTCCTGGTCGATAGCGTCGATGATGTCATCGCGCTCAAAGCCGACGAACGCGAAAGCGTTCCAGGCAATCTCGATCCGGCAGTCTCTCGCATCGCGGCCGGCGTTCACGAACGGGATCAGCGTCTGCTGATCTTGCTCGATGTCGACCGCATCCTCGAAACAACAAGAAACGGAAACTAA
- a CDS encoding sulfurtransferase: MFRRFAAAAVAIFLSATAVLAAEPTVSAQWLREHVTDPNIVLVDIRAVEPGGQKNAYEEAHIPGAQHADYFQAGWRQKRDGVPGLLPGKMAIENLAGSLGIDETKHVVIIWGGEDNNEFGAAARVYWTLKVYGHDNISILDGGQAAWVKAGYLTQKGKSPQVAPAIFEATLRPELHANIDRVKKLVGTTDAVLLDARPPEFYAGKQKHDAAQAYGHLPGAQSLPHDAAFAPGSTKLKSREELAKAFAPVADGQVVSYCNTGHWAATNWFVLSEVLGRQNVALYDGSMVEWSKDPSRPIESSRTRLDDIKKMLRIGS, encoded by the coding sequence ATGTTCCGCCGTTTCGCTGCTGCAGCCGTTGCGATTTTTCTCTCAGCTACCGCCGTCCTGGCGGCAGAGCCGACCGTGTCGGCTCAGTGGCTGCGCGAGCACGTGACCGACCCCAATATCGTGCTGGTCGATATCCGCGCGGTTGAGCCGGGCGGCCAGAAGAACGCATACGAAGAGGCGCATATTCCGGGCGCGCAGCACGCCGACTATTTCCAAGCCGGCTGGCGCCAGAAGCGCGACGGCGTGCCTGGCCTGCTGCCGGGCAAGATGGCGATCGAGAATCTCGCAGGCAGCCTTGGCATCGACGAGACGAAACACGTCGTCATCATTTGGGGCGGTGAGGACAACAACGAATTCGGCGCGGCCGCCCGCGTCTACTGGACACTGAAGGTTTACGGCCACGATAACATCTCGATCCTCGACGGCGGCCAGGCCGCCTGGGTGAAGGCCGGCTACCTGACGCAGAAGGGCAAGTCGCCGCAGGTTGCGCCCGCGATCTTCGAAGCGACGCTGCGCCCCGAGCTGCATGCCAATATCGACCGCGTGAAGAAGCTCGTCGGCACGACCGACGCGGTGCTGCTTGATGCGCGCCCGCCGGAATTTTACGCCGGCAAGCAGAAGCACGATGCGGCGCAAGCCTACGGACATCTTCCGGGCGCGCAGAGCCTGCCGCACGACGCAGCTTTTGCGCCGGGCTCGACGAAGCTGAAATCGCGCGAAGAACTCGCGAAGGCTTTTGCGCCGGTCGCGGATGGCCAAGTCGTCAGCTATTGCAACACGGGACATTGGGCGGCGACGAACTGGTTCGTGCTGTCGGAAGTTCTCGGCCGTCAGAACGTCGCGCTGTATGATGGATCGATGGTCGAATGGTCGAAGGACCCGTCGCGCCCGATCGAGTCGTCGCGCACGCGCCTCGACGACATCAAGAAAATGCTGAGAATCGGTTCATGA
- a CDS encoding DUF1134 domain-containing protein: MGLIGRILLVVLALAGLTHLSEARNPPAQYSSNEIMDAGHKFFGSISRGLATVVERAVSQWGLPNGYILGQEGGGAFIGGLRYGEGTLYTKNAGDLRVFWQGPSIGWDAGGDGDRTMMLVYNLPATEAVYQRFGGVDGSAYIVGGLGMTVLAANNIVLVPIRSGVGARLGVNVGYLKFTPQATWNPF, translated from the coding sequence ATGGGCCTCATAGGGCGAATTTTGTTGGTCGTGCTGGCGCTTGCGGGCCTCACGCACCTGTCCGAGGCGCGCAATCCTCCCGCGCAGTACTCGTCGAACGAGATCATGGATGCGGGCCATAAGTTCTTCGGCTCGATCTCGCGCGGCCTAGCCACCGTCGTCGAGCGCGCGGTCAGCCAGTGGGGCCTGCCGAACGGTTACATCCTCGGCCAGGAAGGCGGCGGCGCCTTCATCGGCGGCCTGCGCTACGGCGAGGGCACGCTTTACACGAAGAATGCCGGCGATCTTCGCGTCTTCTGGCAGGGCCCGTCGATCGGCTGGGATGCCGGCGGCGACGGCGATCGCACGATGATGCTGGTCTACAACCTTCCGGCGACCGAAGCTGTCTATCAGCGCTTCGGCGGCGTCGACGGCTCGGCCTACATCGTCGGCGGCCTCGGCATGACGGTTCTGGCAGCTAACAACATCGTGCTCGTACCGATCCGCTCGGGTGTCGGCGCCCGCCTCGGCGTCAATGTCGGCTACCTCAAGTTCACGCCGCAGGCGACCTGGAACCCGTTCTGA